One Chaetodon trifascialis isolate fChaTrf1 chromosome 21, fChaTrf1.hap1, whole genome shotgun sequence genomic window carries:
- the fra10ac1 gene encoding protein FRA10AC1 produces the protein MDNLVKVHGAGGYDSDFSDDDERGESSERGLKRKREEEILQKPFQRGRHSKVAHRSFHSNELDREEARNRRAHLISMNAFERHKKFVGDYILYYGGQMADFKRSTAKDKTDLDVLRENHRFLWRDEDEEDMTWEKELAKKYYDKLFKEYCIADLSRYKENKFGFRWRTENEVVSGKGQFQCGNKRCEKQEGLKSWEVNFAYVEHGEKRNALVKLRLCPECSFKLNHHHQRKEVKAKPKRLSEENQEPLQKKKKKRRRKRLSSHSKKHKHKRHRDHPASSSSSEDSQNSDKDSDAGDEPEGQSEADHWRGPAPALEEKSREEEFDEYFEDMFL, from the exons GAAACGTGAGGAGGAGATCTTACAGAAACCGTTCCAGAGAGGTCGGCACTCGAAGGTGGCTCACCGGAGCTTCCACTCTAATGAACTGGACAG aGAGGAAGCCAGGAACAGAAGAGCCCACCTGATATCAATGAATGCT TTTGAGCGGCACAAGAAGTTTGTCGGGGACTACATACTTTATTATGGAGGGCAGATGGCCGACTTCAAACGCTCTAC aGCCAAAGACAAAACAGATCTGGATGTGCTGCGTGAGAATCACCGCTTCCTGTGGAGggacgaggacgaggaagaCATGACATG GGAAAAAGAACTTGCCAAGAAGTATTATGACAAGCTGTTTAAAGAGTACTGCATAGCTGACCTCAGCAGATACAAGGAAAACAAG TTTGGATTTCGTTGGCGGACTGAGAATGAAGTTGTATCAGGCAAAG GTCAGTTCCAGTGTGGGAACAAACGTTGTGAGAAGCAGGAAGGCCTAAAAAGCTGGGAGGTGAATTTTGCCTACGTGGAACACGGCGAGAAGAGAAATGCATTGGTCAAACTCA GACTGTGCCCTGAATGCTCTTTCAAactcaaccaccaccacca gaggaaggaggtgaaagcAAAGCCTAAAAGGTTATCGGAGGAGAACCAGGAGCCactacagaagaagaagaagaagaggaggaggaagagattgTCTTCACACTCcaagaagcacaaacacaagaggcaCAGAG ATCACCCTGCCTcttccagcagctcagaggacTCGCAGAACTCAGACAAAG ACTCTGATGCTGGTGATGAGCCAGAGGGCCAATCAGAGGCCGACCACTGGCGAGGACCCGCCCCCGCATTGGAGGAAAAGTCAAG GGAGGAGGAGTTTGATGAATACTTTGAAGATATGTTTCTTTGA